Proteins encoded in a region of the Nicotiana tomentosiformis chromosome 9, ASM39032v3, whole genome shotgun sequence genome:
- the LOC138898787 gene encoding uncharacterized protein, with translation MPLSFFKQLGQGAPIPTIVILQLANRSIAYPEGVIEHVLMQIGKFIFPMDFIIPDYEADEQVPIILGRPLLATGDAIVNVIEGNMITRVDNEEAVFNVYKAIQLRRHYEELSMISIMEVDEKLIDQSIYLDDSLEKALTLFNSLEINDEVEEMVYILDASCVYMQGLNPFEPLNRTNGPPPKPSIEEEEKLLRVLCEHKRAIGWTMSEIRGISPAFCIHKILMEDGHKPSVKHQRRLNPIIKEVVRKEVIKWLNACIVFPISDSKWDAHAFVRQCDRCQRTGTIMKKHEMPLQNILVVEISNGHKYFLLEVDYMSKWVEGIALPTNDVKMLNNVLAKYGVKHKVSTANHTQTSVQVDVSNREVKQILEKTVSGNRKDWAVKLDDALWAFQTAYKTPIRKTPYKLVYGKACHLPVNLEHKADWVIKKLIIDMDLAVEKKLLQLNELDEFRLHASENAKLYKGKTKRWHDKHIQHREFEPGQEVLLFNSRLKLFPGKLKSRWAGPLEVLSVKPHGAVELRDTSSSVTFLVYRFLMEATSKTSKQQERDNDRQLPKKPTRKVTGAPNPHNKRKRTEKAKAPPTRQLIDELEQEEEDPLVRRTVERGTTKTSSNSPSKGIELRELVPHQTKSSKKIDPKDKREAKDYLRI, from the exons atgcccttGTCATTTTTCAAGCAATTGGGTCAGGGAGCTCCAATACCAACCATTGTGATATTGCAACTAGCTAATAGATCCATAGCTTACCCTGAAGGGGTAATTGAACATGTGTTgatgcaaattgggaaatttatcttcccaatGGATTTCATTATCCCAGATtatgaggctgatgaacaagttccaatcatattgggacgacctctcctGGCTACAGGTGATGCAATTGTTAACGTGATAGAAGGAAATATGATTacgagggtggacaacgaggaagcagttttCAATGTCTACAAGGCAATTCAACTTCGCCGCCATTATGAGGAGCTATCTATGATATCTAttatggaggtggatgagaaactgaTAGATCAGAGTAtatatctagacgattctctagaGAAAGCACTCACGTTGTTCAATAGCTTGGAGATtaatgatgaggttgaggagatggtGTATATACTAGATGCGTCATGTGTCTACATGCAAGGATTAAACCCCTTTGAGCCCTTAAACAGGACAAATGGGCCTCCACCAAAGCCGTCGATTGAAGAG gaagaaaagttgTTAAGAGTGTTGTGTGAGCACAAGCGagctattgggtggacaatgtctgaaaTTAGAGGCATTAGTCCAGCCTTCTGCATAcataaaatcctcatggaagacggacacaagccaagtgtaaaGCACCAGcgccgcctaaatccaatcataAAAGAGGTGGTacgaaaagaagtgattaagtggctcaATGCatgtattgtatttccaatctctgatagcaaatgg gatgcacatgcctttgttagACAATGTGACAggtgccaaagaaccggaacaaTCATGAAGAAGCACGAGATGCCTTTGCAAAACATTCTGGTAGTAGAGATCTCTAATGGTCACAAATACTTCTTGTTGGAGGTCGACTATatgtctaagtgggtggagggcattgctcttcctactaatgacgtaAAG ATGTTGAACAACGTTCTAGCAAAGTATGGAGTAAAGCACAAGGTCTCCACCGCCAATCATACCCAAACGAGTGTTCAAGTGGATGTGTCTAACAGAGAGGTGAAGCAAATTCTGGAGAAAACAGTGAGTGGAAATAGGAAGGACTGGGCCGTAAAGCTTgacgacgcattatgggcatTTCAAACTGCATACAAGACTCCCATTAGAAAAACTCCATAtaagttggtttatgggaaggcgtgCCACTTGCCCGTCAATCTTGAACACAAAGCCGATTGGGTGATTAAAAAGCTAATTATTGATATGGACTTAGCCGTAGAGAAGAAGTTGCTACAGCTCaatgagcttgatgagtttcgattgcacgcgtccgaaaatgccaaattgtataaaggaAAGACCaagaggtggcatgataagcacatccaacatcgcgagtttgagccaggtcaagaagttctcttgtttaattcgagGTTGAAGCTTTTCcccggaaagcttaaatctcgatgggcGGGTCCTTTAGAAGTACTTAGTGTGAAGCCTCATGGAGCGGTGGAATTGCGTGATACGAGTTCTAGTgtgacattcttg GTATATAGGTTCCTAATGGAGGCAACGAGCAAAACGTCCAAACAACAAGAAAGAGATAATGACAGGCAACTGCCTAAAAAGCCTACTAGAAAAGTGACAGGTGCTCCAAACCCACATAACAAAAGAAAGCGGACTGAGAAAGCAAAGGCACCACCGACTAGGCAGTTAATTGATGAATTGGAGCAAGAAGAGGAGGACCCATTAGTGAGGAGGACTGTGGAAAGGGGTACCACAAAAACATCATCAAATTCACCAAGCAAGGGGATAGAGTTAAGAGAACTGGTGCCGCACCAGACCAAATCCAGCAAGAAGATTGATCCGAAAGATAAAAGGGAAGCAAAAGACTACCTCAGAATTTGA